In a single window of the Methanobrevibacter sp. genome:
- a CDS encoding ribosome assembly factor SBDS, with the protein LLAVEEIFKDSKKGDKASGEAMDKIFGTTDPIEVSKIILEKGTVQLTAEQKRKMQEDKRKLVINKIAKEAVNPQNGLPHPVQRIENACEEAKVKFDPFTSVDQQVQTALKAIKPLIPIRFEKVKMAVRLPGAAAGSAYSVIHGFGEIINEEWQQDGSWIGIIEMSGGLQNSFVAKMAEISGGEAETKAIK; encoded by the coding sequence CTTCTAGCTGTTGAAGAAATTTTTAAGGACTCTAAAAAAGGAGATAAAGCTTCTGGCGAAGCTATGGATAAAATATTTGGAACTACTGATCCTATTGAAGTTTCTAAAATTATACTTGAAAAAGGCACTGTTCAATTAACTGCTGAGCAAAAGCGAAAAATGCAAGAAGATAAAAGGAAGCTGGTTATTAATAAAATAGCTAAAGAAGCAGTTAATCCCCAAAATGGTTTACCACATCCCGTTCAAAGAATTGAAAATGCATGTGAAGAGGCAAAAGTTAAATTTGACCCTTTCACATCTGTTGACCAGCAGGTACAAACAGCATTAAAGGCCATTAAACCGCTTATTCCAATCAGGTTTGAAAAAGTTAAAATGGCTGTTAGACTTCCAGGTGCTGCTGCCGGAAGCGCTTATTCTGTTATTCATGGATTTGGTGAAATTATTAATGAAGAATGGCAACAGGATGGTTCATGGATTGGTATTATTGAAATGTCCGGTGGTCTTCAAAATTCTTTTGTTGCAAAAATGGCTGAGATTTCAGGCGGAGAAGCAGAAACTAAAGCCATTAAATAA